From Coffea arabica cultivar ET-39 chromosome 2e, Coffea Arabica ET-39 HiFi, whole genome shotgun sequence, the proteins below share one genomic window:
- the LOC140036762 gene encoding polyol transporter 5-like, which produces MGTRKPAENDVFSGQTPKVIADFDPPKKPKRNKYALACSFLASMTSVLLGYDIGVMSGAAIYIKREFKLSDVKVEILVGILSLYSLLGSAAAGRTSDWIGRRLTIVFASAIFFAGALLMGFSTDYAFLMVGRFVAGVGVGYALMIAPVYTAEVSPASSRGFLTSFPEVFINAGILLGYVSNYGFSKLPPHLGWRFMLGIGAVPSVFLALGVLAMPESPRWLVMQGRLGEARGVLDKTSDSLEEAQLRLSDIKEAAGIPEHCNDDVVAVSKKSHGEGVWRDLLVHPTPSVLHILLAGVGIHFFQQSSGIDAVVLYSPRIFDKAGITKDTDKLLATMAVGFTKTLFILVATFFLDKVGRRPLLLSSVAGMIGSLALLGVGLTVIDHSDHKMVWAIALCLIMILAYVAFFSIGLGPITWVYSSEIFPLRLRAQGCSIGVAANRVTSGVISMTFLSLSKAITTGGAFFLFAGIASAAFAFFYTLLPETRGRTLEEMEELFGTFFQWRTRMRELEKQKTGQQLQMGTTATAAKN; this is translated from the exons ATGGGCACCCGGAAACCTGCAGAGAATGATGTGTTCTCCGGCCAAACCCCAAAAGTTATCGCAGACTTCGACCCACCCAAGAAACCTAAACGAAACAAGTATGCCCTGGCGTGTTCCTTTTTAGCATCCATGACTTCTGTCTTGCTAGGCTATG ATATTGGAGTAATGAGTGGCGCAGCAATTTACATCAAAAGAGAATTCAAGCTAAGCGACGTCAAGGTTGAAATCCTGGTAGGCATCCTGAGCCTCTACTCTCTCCTGGGATCAGCTGCTGCGGGGCGGACTTCCGACTGGATTGGCCGCCGGCTCACAATAGTGTTTGCTTCTGCTATATTCTTCGCCGGTGCACTCTTGATGGGCTTCTCCACCGACTATGCCTTCCTAATGGTTGGCAGGTTCGTTGCAGGCGTTGGAGTCGGTTACGCTCTCATGATAGCTCCCGTCTATACAGCTGAGGTCTCTCCGGCGTCGTCCCGCGGCTTCCTTACTTCCTTCCCTGAAGTCTTTATTAACGCCG GCATATTGCTGGGCTACGTATCAAATTATGGATTTTCCAAGCTCCCACCTCACTTGGGTTGGCGTTTTATGCTGGGAATCGGAGCAGTCCCGTCTGTTTTCCTGGCCTTAGGAGTCCTGGCCATGCCCGAGTCACCCCGTTGGCTGGTCATGCAGGGTCGGCTCGGCGAAGCCAGGGGAGTTTTGGACAAAACCTCGGATTCGTTAGAAGAAGCGCAGCTGAGATTGTCCGACATCAAGGAAGCCGCGGGTATTCCCGAGCACTGCAACGACGACGTCGTGGCGGTCTCTAAAAAAAGCCACGGCGAAGGAGTTTGGAGGGATCTGCTGGTCCACCCCACTCCATCGGTCCTTCACATTTTACTGGCGGGCGTTGGTATCCattttttccaacaatccaGCGGCATTGACGCTGTGGTTTTATACAGCCCCAGAATATTCGACAAGGCAGGCATAACTAAGGACACTGACAAGTTACTCGCCACCATGGCCGTTGGATTCACCAAAACGCTGTTCATCTTGGTGGCTACATTTTTCCTGGACAAGGTCGGACGGCGCCCGTTGCTTCTGTCCAGCGTCGCCGGCATGATAGGCTCGCTTGCACTTTTGGGCGTTGGCTTGACCGTCATTGATCATTCGGACCATAAGATGGTGTGGGCCATAGCATTGTGCCTGATCATGATATTAGCCTACGTCGCGTTCTTCTCGATCGGGCTGGGGCCCATAACGTGGGTCTACAGCTCCGAGATATTCCCTCTGAGGCTGCGGGCTCAGGGATGCAGCATTGGCGTGGCAGCGAATCGGGTGACGAGTGGGGTCATCTCCATGACTTTCTTGTCACTATCCAAGGCGATTACTACAGGCGGGGCCTTCTTTTTGTTCGCCGGAATCGCGTCGGCGGCCTTTGCGTTCTTTTATACCTTGCTCCCAGAAACGCGGGGTAGAACCCTCGAGGAGATGGAAGAACTGTTTGGAACCTTCTTCCAGTGGAGGACGAGAATGAGAGAGTTGGAGAAACAAAAGACAGGGCAGCAGCTTCAGATGGGAACCACCGCAACTGCTGCCAAGAATTAG